In bacterium, the genomic window TCTTCGCGGTGGACGAGGCGGGGAATGCAGAAGATGTGCACAAAGAGGTCTACACCGTAAGGGTTGACAGCACCAAACCGGTCACTCTGGCTGAACCGTCCGGCGGTCTATTCAGGCAGCCGGTTTTGGTTAACCTTTCAGCAGAAAAAAATACCACAGTTTACTACACTGTTGACGGCAGTCGGCCCACGACGAAGTCCCCCCGGTACTCCACCCCCATCAAGTTCGTCAGAAGCGGAGTCCTGAGGTTTTTCGCTGTGGACGAAGTGGGCAACAAGGAGAGCGTCAGAGAGGAAAGCTATGTTGTTGATTCACAGCCGCCAACTGTGAAAGCGGATCCCGCGGCAGCTGCCTTTGCCGGTCCTGTTAAAGTTGTTCTCATATCCAGTGAACAGGGGACTATTCGATACGAACTCGATGGCGGTGAGGCAAGTCTGTCATCGCCTGTGTATAAAGGCCCTCTGAATATTTCCAGGACAACAACCCTGTCCTTCCTCGCTGAGGATAAAGCTGGCAATAAAAGCCCTGTCATAAAGAATGAATATATCATTGATACAGTACCTCCACAGGCCGTTCCCAGGCCGCCGGGGGGTAAATATTCCGGCAGGATCCGTGTAAAGATCGAATCATCGGAACCCGCCGACATTTTTTACACAGTAGACGGTTCGACCCCATCAGGGGACTCTTCCCCATACAAAGGTCCCATCACCATAAACAACAACACGACTTTGTCCTATTTTGCTGTGGACAAGGTTGGCAACAGAAGCGCTGGACAAAGTCAGCGATACATCCTCGACAGCAGCCCTCCAAAAACCAGGGCCGAGCCGCCAGGGGGAACCTTCTCGGGCGAGATTACTGTGAGCCTTCTAGGTGAGGAAGACTCCGTGGTGCGCTATACACTGGACGGGATCTCCCCCACCGAGGCTTCACCTGTTTACAAAACCCCTGTCCGCCTGGTCAAGGACGCCCAGCTTAAATTTTACGGCACCGATATATCAGGGAACAGGGAAGAGGTTCAGGTCGAAAAATACACCTTTGATACAACCCCCCCCTCCACCAGGGTCGAGCCTTCGCCCGGATATTACAGCAAGCCGATCAGTGTGACCCTCTCCTCGGAAATGAGCGGTCAGATATTTGTGCGCAGGGCCGAACAAAAGGGTTTTGTCGTGTATACAGGGCCCTTCGTCATTGAGAAGACGGAAAAACTTTCCTTCTACGCCATGGATGATGCAGGGAACAAAGAGGCCTCCCAGGTGGCCGAATATATAATAGACACTGATGCGCCCCAGACGGTGCCGTATCCGGCCCCCGGTCAGTACAACCCTCCCATTACTCTTGAACTGAAATCAGAGCAAAACGCCCGGATCCATTACACCCTCGATGGTTCTCAACCATCGGAAATGTCTCCGGTTTACAATGCGCCCCTGTCCCTGAATGACAACATCACCGTAAAATATTTCGCGGTGGACAAGGCAGGGAACCGGGAGCGGACAAAAACCGCTGCATATACTGTATCGAGTGGTATCTGGCGCGATAACTCCAACGGTGTGTTTATCCATCCCAGTGTGATCGAAGGTGATTTCCTTTGGGTCGGTGGTGAGGAAGGGCTTTTCAGGGTCAATATAGAAACCAAGAAGAAGAAAAATTATACAACCTCCAACGGGCTCATAAGCAACTCGGTGCGCGCCATAGCTGTTGACAGGCTGGGTTTCAAATGGATAGGCACCGACAAGGGTATATCCCAGTTCGATGGAGATCGAAACTGGGTAACCTACGATTACAGTGACGGCCTGCCGAGCAACTTCATCAACTGTGTTGTCATAGATCCTCTGGACAACATCTGGTTCGGTACCGATAAGGGACTGGCGATATTTGACCGCAAGAAGTTTACGGTCAGGACCACAGAACAGGGCCTGCCCGACAACAACGTGACATCCCTGGCCATTGATGCCAACGGTGTGTTCTGGATCGGGACCTCGAAGGGGCTCCTGAGACAGGACGGAAAAAAACAGCGGGTGTTCACGACATCCCAGGGGCTGCCTTCAGATCGGATCCTTTCGGTAGCGGTAGACGGCAGATGGAATGTCTGGGCCGGTACTGAAGGTAAGGGAGTAGCCAGGTACGACGGCGGGAAATGGTTGCAATATACTGATTCACAGGGAATGCCCCGGATCTCGATCAGGGTGATCGTGGTTGACCTTGCTGACAGCAAATGGTTTGGGACTGACGCAGGTGTTTATAAATATGATGGAAGGCTGTTCACTCGGTCGGAGACGGAAATATATAGATAAGAGGCCGTGACTAGTGACTGGTAATGAGTGATTAGTAAATTCTTTTTCCAATCACAAATAACCAGTCACCAATTACGGAGGTAACTTATGAAATTAGCTTGCTCCAACTGCCAGACGAATTATCAGATTGCGGATGAAAAGATCCCGGTCAAGGGTGCGCGGGCCAACTGCCAAAACTGCGGCCAGCTCATTCTTATCCC contains:
- a CDS encoding chitobiase/beta-hexosaminidase C-terminal domain-containing protein; protein product: MRGKSFLFLAILLALVAVLAQFWPFDRTPPEVQIQPAPGKYHEKIQVTLTTEPDAELFIATGDGQPMPYFVPLQLKKDTVIRYFAKDRYGNLSTESIARYEVRLDTVPPVSTASPRGGKYFHPVSVRINTEDGGVVHYTTDGSKPTRQSQTYLNPVAMRKDTTIRFFAVDEAGNAEDVHKEVYTVRVDSTKPVTLAEPSGGLFRQPVLVNLSAEKNTTVYYTVDGSRPTTKSPRYSTPIKFVRSGVLRFFAVDEVGNKESVREESYVVDSQPPTVKADPAAAAFAGPVKVVLISSEQGTIRYELDGGEASLSSPVYKGPLNISRTTTLSFLAEDKAGNKSPVIKNEYIIDTVPPQAVPRPPGGKYSGRIRVKIESSEPADIFYTVDGSTPSGDSSPYKGPITINNNTTLSYFAVDKVGNRSAGQSQRYILDSSPPKTRAEPPGGTFSGEITVSLLGEEDSVVRYTLDGISPTEASPVYKTPVRLVKDAQLKFYGTDISGNREEVQVEKYTFDTTPPSTRVEPSPGYYSKPISVTLSSEMSGQIFVRRAEQKGFVVYTGPFVIEKTEKLSFYAMDDAGNKEASQVAEYIIDTDAPQTVPYPAPGQYNPPITLELKSEQNARIHYTLDGSQPSEMSPVYNAPLSLNDNITVKYFAVDKAGNRERTKTAAYTVSSGIWRDNSNGVFIHPSVIEGDFLWVGGEEGLFRVNIETKKKKNYTTSNGLISNSVRAIAVDRLGFKWIGTDKGISQFDGDRNWVTYDYSDGLPSNFINCVVIDPLDNIWFGTDKGLAIFDRKKFTVRTTEQGLPDNNVTSLAIDANGVFWIGTSKGLLRQDGKKQRVFTTSQGLPSDRILSVAVDGRWNVWAGTEGKGVARYDGGKWLQYTDSQGMPRISIRVIVVDLADSKWFGTDAGVYKYDGRLFTRSETEIYR